From Streptomyces sp. TLI_105, the proteins below share one genomic window:
- a CDS encoding DUF3618 domain-containing protein yields MSEARTPAQIEADIVRRREQLAITLDEIGIRMHPKTIIGDAKAKVASTVDQTAGRAFVAVNRVVSDVKARFTTEDGAPRLERVVPAAVVALAVVGLIVSSSRRHKA; encoded by the coding sequence GTGTCGGAGGCCAGGACCCCTGCGCAGATCGAGGCGGACATCGTCCGCCGGCGCGAGCAGCTTGCCATCACGCTCGACGAGATCGGCATTCGGATGCACCCGAAGACGATCATCGGGGACGCCAAGGCGAAGGTCGCCTCGACCGTCGACCAGACGGCCGGACGCGCCTTCGTCGCCGTCAACCGGGTCGTCTCGGACGTGAAGGCCCGCTTCACGACCGAGGACGGCGCTCCCCGTCTGGAGCGGGTCGTCCCGGCGGCCGTCGTGGCCCTCGCGGTCGTCGGGCTGATCGTCTCCTCCTCGCGGCGGCACAAGGCGTGA
- a CDS encoding co-chaperone GroES has translation MSENTHDKLPIRMLHDRVLVRTDSPEGERRSGGGILIPATAAVGRRLAWAEVVAVGQNVRTVEIGDRVLYDPEDRAEVEVRGVAYVLMRERDLHAVAADRFQGTSDSTGLYL, from the coding sequence GTGAGCGAGAACACGCACGACAAGCTGCCCATCCGGATGCTCCACGACCGGGTCCTCGTCCGCACCGACTCCCCGGAGGGGGAGCGGCGTTCCGGCGGCGGCATCCTGATTCCGGCGACGGCCGCCGTGGGCCGTCGCCTCGCCTGGGCCGAGGTGGTCGCGGTCGGCCAGAACGTCCGCACCGTCGAGATCGGCGACCGGGTGCTGTACGACCCCGAGGACCGTGCCGAGGTCGAGGTGCGGGGCGTCGCGTACGTCCTGATGAGGGAGCGCGACCTGCACGCGGTGGCCGCGGACCGGTTCCAGGGGACGTCGGACTCGACCGGCTTGTATCTGTAG
- a CDS encoding multidrug efflux SMR transporter, producing the protein MAWVLLVVAGLLEVGWSIGMKYTDGFTRLWPSVLTGAGIVASMMLLSQAAKTLPIGTAYGVWVGIGAAGAAVLGMVVLGEPATAARIFFVCLLLVAVVGLKATSGH; encoded by the coding sequence ATGGCCTGGGTTCTGCTGGTCGTCGCCGGTCTGCTGGAGGTCGGCTGGTCCATCGGGATGAAGTACACCGACGGTTTCACCCGCCTCTGGCCCAGTGTCCTCACCGGCGCGGGGATCGTCGCTTCCATGATGCTGCTGTCGCAGGCGGCCAAGACGCTGCCGATCGGTACGGCGTACGGCGTGTGGGTCGGCATCGGCGCGGCCGGTGCGGCGGTGCTCGGCATGGTGGTGCTCGGTGAGCCGGCGACCGCCGCCCGGATCTTCTTCGTCTGTCTGCTGCTCGTCGCCGTGGTGGGACTCAAGGCGACGAGCGGTCACTGA
- a CDS encoding transglycosylase domain-containing protein, producing the protein MSPSSDANGTSGTSDDDPHPGGWEPRDPTLADPAPPRRPRRVLRTLFGLLLLGGLLLVGGFAAGYLLVEIPPANAAAVAQSNVYLYRDGTPLARDGEVNRESVRLDQIPLPVRRAVLAAEERDFQTSRAVDPKAMVRAAWNTVTGKGRQSGSTITQQYVKNYYLGQEQTVTRKAKEFFIALKLGREKSKEEILQGYLNTSYFGRNAYGVQAAARAYYGKDVQQLDTAEGAYLASLLKAPSAYDVTTHPENRAKAVARWHYVLDGMVGEGWLSPAARAAARFPVPQTARATTALSGQRGYLVQAVEEYLTDHGIIDEKTLAGGGFRITTTLEPAKQEALVQAVEDGVVSRLDPASAPTDRYVRVGAAAVDPATGKVLAMYGGIDYTQQYVNNATRRDYQVGSTFKPFVFTAAVQSGAQTQQGRPITPYTVYDGTNRRPVEGWNGDPYDPANEDDASYGEINVGAATGLSVNTVYAQMAVDVGPAHVRRTAIALGLPGSTPDLTASPSIALGSATASVLDMASAYATLAAHGRNGTYSLVEGISRGGREVELPAVARRQAVSREAADTTTSVLRGVVDTGTGTAAQAAGRPAAGKTGTAEDDKAAWFAGYTPELATVVALMGQDPESGAQKSLYGALGQPRMNGGGVPAEIWARFTREALAGTPPRDFELRLMPGAEPMPPAPPTPDGPDGPDGPDGPDGSEDWYETGEAGPGAATRTPGPGPDLSRSTGQ; encoded by the coding sequence ATGTCCCCTTCCTCCGATGCGAACGGTACGAGCGGCACGAGCGACGACGACCCCCACCCGGGCGGCTGGGAGCCTCGGGACCCCACCCTCGCCGACCCCGCCCCGCCGAGACGCCCCCGCCGTGTCCTGCGGACCCTCTTCGGGCTCCTCCTGCTCGGCGGGCTGCTGCTCGTCGGCGGCTTCGCCGCCGGCTACCTCCTGGTGGAGATCCCGCCCGCCAACGCCGCCGCCGTCGCCCAGTCCAACGTCTACCTCTACCGGGACGGCACCCCGCTCGCCCGCGACGGCGAGGTCAACCGCGAGAGCGTCCGCCTCGACCAGATCCCGCTCCCCGTCCGGCGGGCCGTCCTCGCCGCCGAGGAGCGCGACTTCCAGACCTCGCGCGCCGTCGACCCCAAGGCCATGGTCCGCGCCGCCTGGAACACCGTCACCGGCAAGGGCCGTCAGTCCGGCTCCACCATCACCCAGCAGTACGTCAAGAACTACTACCTCGGCCAGGAACAGACCGTCACCCGCAAGGCCAAGGAGTTCTTCATCGCCCTCAAGCTCGGCCGCGAGAAGAGCAAGGAGGAGATCCTCCAGGGCTATCTGAACACCAGCTACTTCGGCCGCAACGCCTACGGAGTCCAGGCCGCCGCCCGCGCCTACTACGGCAAGGACGTCCAGCAGCTCGACACCGCCGAGGGCGCCTACCTGGCCTCCCTCCTCAAGGCCCCCAGCGCCTACGACGTCACCACCCACCCCGAGAACCGGGCCAAGGCCGTCGCCCGCTGGCACTACGTCCTTGACGGCATGGTCGGCGAGGGATGGCTCAGCCCCGCGGCCCGCGCCGCCGCCCGCTTCCCCGTCCCCCAGACCGCCCGCGCCACGACCGCCCTCTCCGGCCAGCGCGGCTACCTCGTCCAGGCCGTCGAGGAGTACCTCACCGACCACGGGATCATCGACGAGAAGACCCTCGCCGGCGGCGGCTTCCGCATCACCACCACCCTGGAGCCCGCCAAGCAGGAGGCCCTCGTCCAGGCCGTCGAGGACGGGGTCGTCTCTCGGCTCGACCCGGCGAGCGCCCCCACCGACCGGTACGTACGGGTCGGGGCCGCGGCCGTCGACCCGGCGACCGGCAAGGTCCTCGCCATGTACGGCGGCATCGACTACACCCAGCAGTACGTCAACAACGCGACCCGCCGCGACTACCAGGTCGGCTCCACCTTCAAGCCCTTCGTCTTCACGGCCGCCGTCCAGAGCGGCGCCCAGACCCAGCAGGGCCGGCCCATCACCCCGTACACCGTCTACGACGGCACCAACCGGCGCCCGGTGGAGGGCTGGAACGGCGACCCGTACGACCCCGCCAACGAGGACGACGCCAGCTACGGCGAGATCAACGTCGGCGCCGCCACCGGCCTGTCGGTGAACACCGTGTACGCCCAGATGGCGGTGGACGTCGGCCCCGCGCACGTACGGCGCACCGCGATCGCCCTCGGCCTGCCCGGCTCCACCCCCGACCTCACCGCCTCCCCGTCCATCGCCCTCGGCTCCGCCACCGCCAGCGTCCTCGACATGGCCTCGGCCTACGCCACGCTCGCCGCACACGGCCGGAACGGCACGTACTCCCTCGTCGAGGGCATCAGCAGGGGCGGCCGGGAAGTGGAGCTCCCGGCCGTCGCCCGCCGGCAGGCGGTGAGCCGCGAGGCCGCCGACACGACCACGTCGGTCCTGCGCGGCGTCGTCGACACGGGCACCGGCACGGCCGCGCAGGCGGCGGGCCGCCCGGCCGCCGGCAAGACGGGCACGGCGGAGGACGACAAGGCCGCCTGGTTCGCCGGCTACACCCCGGAGCTCGCGACGGTCGTCGCGCTCATGGGGCAGGACCCGGAGTCGGGAGCCCAGAAGTCGCTGTACGGCGCCCTGGGCCAGCCGCGCATGAACGGCGGCGGGGTGCCGGCCGAGATCTGGGCCCGGTTCACCCGGGAGGCGCTGGCCGGGACGCCGCCCCGGGACTTCGAGCTCCGGCTGATGCCGGGGGCCGAGCCGATGCCACCGGCGCCGCCGACACCCGACGGGCCCGACGGACCGGACGGGCCTGACGGACCGGACGGATCGGAGGACTGGTACGAGACGGGCGAGGCCGGACCGGGCGCGGCGACACGCACCCCCGGCCCCGGTCCCGACCTCTCCCGCAGCACCGGTCAGTGA
- a CDS encoding ABC-2 family transporter protein — protein sequence MRLYAMVAAGGFRRFAAYRVATAAGVFTNTVFGFVLSSTYIALWDERPRLGGYSMDDALAYVWIGQALITVCGLMGGGFEDELIERIRTGDIAVDLYRPADLQAWWFSANAGRSAYQLLGRGVAPMAVGALVFDFTLPSGPGAWLAFLLAVALGSVVGFALWYLVAMSAFWLLDGQGVVQAAWLAGLFFSGMLLPLNVFPGALGELARLLPWASLLQVPADVYLGRYEGWELAGAYGFQGCWALVLLGAGRAAQVAATRKVVVQGG from the coding sequence CTGCGGCTGTACGCGATGGTGGCCGCGGGCGGGTTCCGGCGCTTCGCCGCCTACCGCGTGGCCACGGCCGCCGGAGTCTTCACCAACACCGTCTTCGGCTTCGTCCTCTCCTCCACCTACATCGCCCTCTGGGACGAACGGCCGCGGCTCGGCGGCTACTCCATGGACGACGCCCTCGCCTACGTCTGGATCGGCCAGGCGCTGATCACCGTCTGCGGACTGATGGGCGGCGGCTTCGAGGACGAGCTGATCGAGCGGATCAGGACCGGCGACATCGCCGTCGACCTCTACCGCCCCGCCGACCTCCAGGCCTGGTGGTTCTCGGCCAACGCCGGCCGCTCCGCCTACCAGCTCCTCGGCCGCGGCGTCGCCCCGATGGCCGTCGGCGCGCTCGTCTTCGACTTCACCCTGCCGTCGGGGCCGGGCGCGTGGCTCGCCTTCCTGCTCGCGGTGGCGCTGGGCTCGGTGGTCGGCTTCGCGCTCTGGTACCTGGTGGCGATGAGCGCCTTCTGGCTGCTCGACGGCCAGGGCGTGGTGCAGGCGGCCTGGCTGGCGGGCCTGTTCTTCTCGGGGATGCTGCTCCCGCTGAACGTCTTCCCGGGCGCCCTGGGCGAGCTCGCACGGCTGCTGCCGTGGGCGTCGCTGCTCCAGGTGCCGGCCGATGTGTACCTGGGGAGGTACGAGGGCTGGGAGCTGGCGGGGGCGTACGGCTTCCAGGGCTGCTGGGCGCTGGTCCTGCTCGGCGCGGGCCGGGCGGCGCAGGTGGCGGCGACGCGGAAGGTGGTGGTGCAGGGTGGTTGA
- a CDS encoding ABC transporter permease, producing the protein MVEATGPGLLGNSWRTYRETGVRASWRAYRMVAGMWIRSTMAYRSSFALTLVTSFCVTFFDFVVILLMFGQVRGLGGFSFAEVALLYGTAGTSFGIADLTMGSLQKMGKRIRDGSLDTFLMRPAPLLAQVAADKFALRRFGRVAQGLMVLVWGLFLLDVEWTPPKALLLPVTVVCGAVIFGAVMVLGASTQFWMQDAAEVTNSFTYGGNTLLQYPPTIFAQELVRGVVYVVPLAFVSWLPALYVLGRPAPAGVPEWAAFASPLVAAVCCGAAGLAWRAGIRSYRSTGS; encoded by the coding sequence GTGGTTGAGGCGACGGGTCCGGGGCTCCTGGGCAACTCCTGGCGCACGTACCGGGAGACGGGGGTACGGGCCTCCTGGCGCGCGTACCGGATGGTGGCGGGCATGTGGATCCGCTCCACGATGGCGTACCGCTCCTCCTTCGCCCTGACCCTCGTCACGAGCTTCTGCGTCACCTTCTTCGACTTCGTCGTCATCCTCCTGATGTTCGGTCAGGTGCGGGGCCTGGGCGGCTTCTCGTTCGCGGAGGTCGCCCTCCTGTACGGGACGGCCGGCACGTCCTTCGGGATCGCCGACCTGACGATGGGCTCGCTGCAGAAGATGGGGAAGCGGATCAGGGACGGCTCGCTCGACACCTTCCTGATGCGTCCGGCGCCGCTGCTCGCGCAGGTCGCGGCGGACAAGTTCGCGCTGCGGCGGTTCGGCAGGGTCGCGCAGGGCCTGATGGTCCTGGTCTGGGGACTGTTCCTGCTGGACGTGGAGTGGACGCCGCCGAAGGCGCTGCTGCTGCCGGTGACGGTGGTGTGCGGGGCGGTGATCTTCGGCGCGGTGATGGTGCTGGGGGCGTCGACCCAGTTCTGGATGCAGGACGCCGCCGAGGTCACGAACTCCTTCACGTACGGCGGGAACACCCTCCTCCAGTACCCGCCGACGATCTTCGCCCAGGAGCTGGTGCGGGGCGTCGTGTACGTCGTACCGCTGGCGTTCGTGAGCTGGCTGCCCGCGCTGTACGTGCTGGGCCGACCGGCCCCGGCGGGGGTGCCGGAGTGGGCGGCGTTCGCGTCGCCCCTGGTGGCGGCGGTCTGCTGCGGGGCCGCGGGGCTCGCGTGGCGCGCCGGAATCCGTTCGTACCGATCGACGGGAAGCTGA
- a CDS encoding ATP-binding cassette domain-containing protein has protein sequence MPFIELDSLEKTFTVRRKTGLLRREKKEVRAVDGISFTVERGEMVGYIGPNGAGKSTTIKMLTGILTPSGGRLRVAGIDPARERTRLARRIGVVFGQRTTLWWDLPLKDSYRLTHRMYRIPDDRYEENLARCVDLLDLGDLLDVPVRQLSLGQRMRGDIAAALLHDPEVLYLDEPTIGLDVVSKARVREFLRDLNATQGTTVLLTTHDLTDIEQLCSRVMVIDHGRLMYDGELAGLHAVGESERLLMVDLERELPPITDVPGARFVRAEGPRQWLAFPATTSAAPLVAAVAARHPLLDLSVREPDIEAVIAKMYGGTRDERRESLM, from the coding sequence ATGCCCTTCATCGAGCTCGACTCCCTGGAGAAGACCTTCACGGTCCGCCGGAAGACCGGCCTGCTCCGCCGCGAGAAGAAGGAGGTCAGGGCGGTCGACGGCATCTCCTTCACCGTGGAGCGCGGGGAGATGGTCGGCTACATCGGCCCGAACGGCGCCGGGAAGTCGACCACGATCAAGATGCTCACCGGCATCCTCACCCCCAGCGGCGGCCGGCTGCGGGTCGCGGGCATCGACCCGGCCCGGGAGCGCACCCGGCTCGCCCGGCGGATCGGCGTGGTCTTCGGCCAGCGCACGACGCTGTGGTGGGACCTGCCGCTGAAGGACTCGTACCGGCTGACCCACCGCATGTACCGCATCCCCGACGACCGCTACGAGGAGAACCTCGCCCGCTGCGTGGACCTCCTCGACCTGGGAGACCTCCTCGACGTGCCGGTACGGCAGCTCTCCCTCGGCCAGCGGATGCGCGGCGACATCGCGGCGGCGCTGCTGCACGACCCGGAGGTGCTGTACCTGGACGAGCCGACGATCGGCCTGGACGTGGTGTCGAAGGCGAGGGTGAGGGAGTTCCTCCGCGACCTGAACGCCACCCAGGGCACCACCGTCCTCCTGACCACCCACGACCTCACGGACATCGAACAGCTCTGCTCACGGGTGATGGTCATCGACCACGGGCGCCTGATGTACGACGGCGAACTGGCCGGCCTGCACGCCGTGGGCGAGAGCGAACGGCTCCTGATGGTGGACCTGGAGCGCGAGCTGCCCCCGATCACGGACGTGCCGGGAGCACGGTTCGTACGGGCCGAGGGACCGCGTCAGTGGCTGGCGTTCCCGGCGACGACCTCGGCGGCCCCGCTGGTGGCGGCGGTGGCGGCGAGACATCCCCTCCTCGACCTCTCGGTGCGGGAGCCGGACATCGAGGCGGTGATCGCGAAGATGTACGGGGGAACTCGGGACGAGCGCCGGGAGTCCCTGATGTAG